The following are from one region of the Leucobacter sp. Psy1 genome:
- a CDS encoding Cof-type HAD-IIB family hydrolase → MSPSPWSDAIPLGRDLRLVVCDMDGTLLDGEQRIPDDFWAVSERLADRGIALVPASGRQYATLQRMFAEEQSVTTFIAENGNLVVRDGEADVVGCLPQELVLSVAERVRGAGDRDLGLVFCGRRSAYIERSDAAFVSEAERYYAQLEVVDDLTEVDDLPLKLAVYAFDGAESAAQDVLSGIPGTHEVVVSGEHWADIMNPDVNKGVALRELQRALGVTPAQTAAFGDYLNDLEMLEAAELSFAMENAHARVKAGARFSAPSNRAHGVVRVLEQLLEA, encoded by the coding sequence ATGAGTCCGAGCCCCTGGTCAGACGCGATCCCGCTGGGGCGAGATCTCCGTCTCGTGGTGTGCGACATGGATGGGACGCTGCTCGATGGCGAACAGCGGATCCCGGATGACTTCTGGGCGGTCTCCGAGCGACTCGCCGACCGAGGCATCGCGCTCGTTCCGGCGAGCGGGAGGCAGTACGCAACGCTGCAGCGCATGTTCGCCGAGGAGCAGAGCGTCACCACCTTCATCGCAGAGAACGGCAATCTCGTGGTCCGCGACGGGGAAGCCGATGTCGTCGGGTGCCTGCCGCAGGAGTTGGTCCTCAGCGTCGCGGAGCGGGTGCGGGGGGCCGGCGACCGAGACCTGGGTCTCGTGTTCTGCGGGAGGCGGAGCGCGTACATCGAGCGCAGCGACGCGGCGTTCGTCTCTGAAGCGGAGCGCTATTACGCCCAACTGGAGGTCGTCGACGACCTGACGGAGGTGGACGACCTGCCGCTGAAGCTCGCGGTCTACGCGTTCGACGGCGCGGAGTCCGCGGCGCAGGACGTGCTGAGCGGGATACCCGGGACGCACGAGGTCGTCGTATCGGGCGAGCACTGGGCCGACATCATGAACCCCGACGTGAACAAGGGAGTCGCGCTGCGCGAGCTCCAGCGTGCGCTCGGGGTCACGCCGGCGCAGACGGCGGCCTTCGGCGACTACCTCAACGATCTCGAGATGCTGGAGGCAGCCGAACTGTCATTCGCGATGGAGAACGCACACGCCCGCGTCAAGGCCGGTGCGCGCTTCTCGGCCCCTTCGAACCGTGCGCACGGCGTGGTCCGCGTGCTCGAGCAGCTGCTGGAGGCGTAG
- a CDS encoding TIGR01777 family oxidoreductase — MRIVIGGASGMIGTALQHELLARGDEVVALVRRPARRPEERSWDPAERTLDPEHLTGADAVVNLSGASLSRLPWTRAYRQEILDSRVDATATVTAALRSLAEAGDAVPTLVSGSAVGFYGDRPGEILDERSARGSGFLADVVDRWEREARSAPAATRVALIRTGIVIGDGGAGRVLRRIARLGVAGPIGPGTQHWPWVSLRDEVDAIVHLIDGDREGVVNAVGPEPATAADIVRAVARETRRPYWAPLPAPVVSGLLGTGGREMLLADQHARPAALEAAGFAFRHRTVDEAIRAELVPGA, encoded by the coding sequence ATGAGGATCGTCATCGGCGGCGCCTCCGGCATGATCGGCACGGCGCTGCAGCACGAACTCCTGGCCCGCGGCGATGAGGTCGTCGCCCTAGTGCGGCGACCCGCGCGGAGGCCGGAGGAGCGGAGTTGGGATCCTGCCGAGCGGACCCTCGATCCGGAACACCTCACCGGCGCCGACGCCGTTGTGAATCTCTCGGGCGCGTCGCTCTCCCGGTTGCCGTGGACGCGAGCGTACCGTCAGGAGATCCTCGACTCGCGGGTCGATGCGACGGCGACAGTGACGGCGGCCCTGCGCTCACTCGCTGAGGCAGGGGACGCCGTGCCCACGCTCGTGAGCGGCTCCGCCGTCGGGTTCTACGGAGACCGGCCGGGGGAGATCCTCGATGAGCGATCGGCGCGAGGTTCGGGATTTCTCGCCGACGTCGTGGATCGGTGGGAGCGCGAGGCGCGGTCGGCGCCGGCCGCGACGCGTGTCGCGCTGATCCGGACCGGGATCGTCATCGGCGACGGAGGCGCCGGCCGAGTGCTCCGGCGGATCGCCCGCCTCGGTGTCGCCGGCCCCATCGGTCCGGGGACCCAGCACTGGCCGTGGGTCAGCCTGCGCGACGAGGTCGACGCCATCGTCCACCTGATCGACGGGGATCGCGAGGGAGTGGTCAACGCGGTTGGACCCGAACCAGCGACCGCCGCTGACATCGTCCGGGCGGTGGCACGTGAGACGCGACGCCCCTACTGGGCTCCGCTGCCCGCGCCAGTCGTTTCCGGTCTGCTCGGCACCGGGGGTCGCGAGATGCTGCTCGCCGATCAGCATGCTCGTCCGGCGGCGCTCGAGGCTGCAGGATTCGCGTTCCGGCATCGGACGGTCGACGAGGCGATCCGCGCGGAACTGGTGCCAGGCGCGTGA
- a CDS encoding pyrimidine dimer DNA glycosylase/endonuclease V encodes MRLWSLHPRQLDRVGLVACWRESLLAQNVLAGKTRGYRNHPQLTRFRATEFPLNAVGAYLVGLQGEATRRGYRFNEEKILDSSDLGGAIPVTNGQLAYEWEHLGRKFEQRSPELVEAWRTGTPEPHPLFAPRPGGIEEWERP; translated from the coding sequence GTGAGGCTCTGGTCGCTGCACCCCAGGCAGCTCGACCGGGTCGGCCTGGTGGCGTGCTGGCGTGAGTCCCTGCTGGCGCAGAACGTGCTCGCCGGGAAGACGCGGGGGTACCGCAATCATCCGCAGTTGACGCGCTTCCGCGCCACCGAGTTCCCCCTGAACGCCGTCGGAGCGTACCTGGTGGGCCTCCAGGGGGAGGCGACGCGACGCGGGTACCGCTTCAACGAGGAGAAGATCCTCGACTCGTCGGACCTCGGCGGTGCGATTCCCGTGACGAACGGGCAGCTCGCGTACGAGTGGGAGCACCTCGGACGCAAGTTCGAGCAGCGCAGTCCGGAGCTTGTCGAGGCGTGGCGCACCGGAACACCTGAGCCCCATCCGCTGTTCGCGCCCCGCCCGGGTGGCATCGAGGAGTGGGAGCGGCCGTGA